One genomic region from Thermoleptolyngbya sichuanensis A183 encodes:
- a CDS encoding glycosyltransferase family 2 protein yields the protein MIGQSRSSQSGGSRCSDFPKYSIVVPVYNEEANIPELYRRVSRVMESLDGDAELILIDDGSGDRTLSMLRDLHQQDPRVRYLSFARNFGHQTAVTAGLHFARGKAVVTMDADLQDPPELILQLVERWQEGYQVVYAQRTRRKQEGLLKRGLAYGFYRILRKLADVDIPTDTGDFCLMDRAVVNLLNRMPERNRYIRGLRAWVGFRQTAVLFDRDPRFAGEVKYTFRKSLALAINGLVSFSIIPLRLSTYMGMAAAAIALLMMGLVVYWRLFEPNSRLTGFATIAIAVFFLGAVQLICIGILGEYIGRIYEDVRGRPLYTLAEAGGFEDLPHPQSFSHGVSEP from the coding sequence ATGATCGGACAGTCGAGGTCGTCACAATCCGGAGGTTCTCGATGCAGCGATTTCCCCAAATATTCCATCGTGGTGCCTGTGTACAACGAAGAGGCGAATATTCCAGAGCTATATCGCCGCGTCAGCCGGGTTATGGAGTCGCTGGATGGAGACGCAGAGCTAATTTTGATTGATGACGGCAGCGGCGATCGCACGCTATCCATGCTGCGCGACCTGCACCAGCAAGACCCCCGCGTGCGCTACCTCAGCTTTGCGCGAAACTTTGGGCATCAGACAGCAGTGACGGCGGGGCTGCACTTTGCACGGGGCAAAGCAGTGGTGACGATGGATGCCGACTTGCAAGATCCGCCGGAGCTAATTTTGCAACTGGTGGAACGGTGGCAGGAAGGCTATCAGGTGGTCTACGCCCAGCGGACTCGCCGCAAACAGGAAGGTCTGCTTAAGCGCGGGCTGGCCTACGGCTTTTATCGCATTTTGCGGAAGCTGGCGGATGTGGACATTCCCACGGACACGGGCGACTTTTGCCTGATGGATCGCGCAGTGGTGAATTTGCTGAATCGGATGCCAGAGCGCAACCGCTACATTCGCGGACTCCGCGCCTGGGTGGGCTTTCGGCAGACAGCGGTGCTGTTTGACCGCGACCCCCGGTTTGCGGGCGAGGTGAAGTATACCTTTCGCAAGTCGCTGGCGCTGGCGATCAACGGGCTGGTGTCGTTTTCGATTATTCCCCTGCGGCTTTCGACCTATATGGGCATGGCGGCGGCGGCGATCGCCCTGCTGATGATGGGGCTGGTGGTCTACTGGCGCTTGTTTGAACCCAACTCACGGCTAACGGGCTTTGCTACGATTGCGATCGCTGTCTTTTTTCTGGGCGCAGTGCAGTTGATTTGCATTGGCATTCTCGGCGAATATATCGGGCGCATCTACGAAGACGTGCGCGGCCGCCCGCTCTACACCCTGGCCGAGGCAGGTGGCTTCGAGGATTTGCCCCATCCCCAATCCTTCTCGCACGGGGTTTCGGAGCCGTAA